Proteins encoded in a region of the Magallana gigas chromosome 8, xbMagGiga1.1, whole genome shotgun sequence genome:
- the LOC136269718 gene encoding uncharacterized protein: MLKSGIILFVTKLDNFNNEPLRTKLIKEVDKHCIEEVEFVIETRSEMISKLTCILEKRLSKYLKQIQEKLIRYSPPTENTGSSLCEVNAILRRLKQAERYPENLTENDEDNESDHLEINRILNRFSESLLYYEINGNILNVVANDKGVKEWLEAGLLEAGFENLHLVINVQDHLSVSELSKTGEPLHGAKFVYVNEGVAAFHANKCYATTGSLMFTSNNNRMVAVTCRHALKHVDTCYTLIDNEVVELGKEMPQPNNNMEKLHDDITVVLINEVTRSIIYEKCEKLLIDDFGHPSPAKVSLQDLKVGDIVHKRGATTGLTTGTVKKVETTIHDKKFVSPSTVIYIAGWNSKPFAEKGDSGSLVFRHSLSPEKDSLNVVAMVQAKTTIPYVGERIICFPMNKGCETLIQNIPDLQDLQFYDR; this comes from the exons ATGTTAAAATCTGGAATCATTTTGTTTGTGACAAAACTCGACAATTTCAATAATGAGCCACTTAGAACGAAACTTATCAAAGAAGTGGACAAACATTGTATTGAAGAAGTTGAATTTGTCATTGAAACTCGTTCAGAAATGATCAGCAAACTAACCTGCATTCTTGAAAAAAGGTTATCAAAGTATCTCAAACAAATTCAAGAAAAACTAATTAGATACTCACCTCCTACGGAAAACACTGGATCAAGTCTCTGTGAAGTGAATGCAATTCTTAGGCGACTAAAACAGGCAGAACgataccctgaaaatttgaccGAGAACGACGAAGATAATGAATCGGATCACCTTGAAATCAACAGAATACTAAACAG gTTTAGTGAAAGTCTTCTCTACTACGAAATTAATGGCAATATACTAAACGTTGTAGCAAATGATAAGGGTGTTAAAGAGTGGCTTGAAGCTGGCCTCTTAGAGGCAGGTTTTGAAAACCTACATTTAGTTATCAATGTTCAAGACCACCTTTCGGTATCAGAGCTAAGTAAAACAGGAGAACCTTTACACGGAGCCAaatttgtatatgtaaatgaAGGCGTAGCCGCTTTTCACGCAAATAAATGCTACGCAACAACGGGAAGTCTTATGTTCACAAGCAATAACAATCGCATGGTCGCAGTGACATGCCGACATGCATTGAAACATGTAGACACTTGCTATACTTTGATAGACAACGAAGTAGTGGAGCTTGGGAAAGAAATGCCGCAACCAAACAATAATATGGAGAAACTACATGATGACATTACAGTTGTTTTAATCAACGAAGTGACTCGCtctattatttatgaaaaatgtgaaaaacTTCTCATTGATGATTTTGGACATCCATCTCCAGCCAAAGTTTCTCTCCAAGATCTCAAAGTGGGCGATATTGTTCACAAAAGAGGAGCAACAACTGGGCTTACAACCGGTACTGTCAAAAAAGTTGAAACTACAATACATGATAAGAAATTTGTTTCACCAAGTACCGTAATTTATATTGCTGGATGGAATTCCAAACCATTTGCAGAAAAAGGCGATTCGGGATCACTAGTATTTCGACATTCACTGTCACCAGAAAAAGATTCGTTAAATGTCGTTGCTATGGTGCAGGCTAAAACAACAATACCATATGTGGGTGAACGAATAATTTGTTTTCCGATGAACAAAGGTTGCGAGACTTTGATACAAAATATACCCGATTTGCAAGATCTGCAATTTTACGACAGGTGA